Proteins co-encoded in one Lineus longissimus chromosome 11, tnLinLong1.2, whole genome shotgun sequence genomic window:
- the LOC135496373 gene encoding uncharacterized protein LOC135496373 → MWRVDPDGCNIRRIRNIRRRKFWVKSPLSLWHIDGHHKLIQWKLIIHGGIDGFSRLIVYLSCSTNNKSSTVLSVFQEAVKTWGLPSRVRADKGVENRDIAMWMLSHPMRGPNRGSFITGRSVHNSRIERLWRDVYTIVVSTFYQLFSHMEDEGILDCENSVDLFCLHHIYCPRLNETLARFTEVWNSHKIRTERNMTPRQLFIKGLSTLGGPDLIAREYFEELNQTEILHFGLDPDAPIPLEDRVANEIVVPNILIPIEEELVTRICEQFDPNNNDDEWGLNSYRQMRLHVMSLLPQS, encoded by the exons ATGTGGAGGGTTGATCCCGACGGATGCAACATTCGAAGAATTCGGAATATAAGAAGACGCAAGTTTTGGGTGAAGTCACCTTTGTCCTTGTGGCATATTGATGGACATCACAAACTAATACA ATGGAAACTGATCATACATGGCGGAATAGATGGCTTTAGTCGTCTTATTGTATACTTGAGCTGCAGTACTAACAACAAGTCATCTACTGTGCTCAGTGTCTTCCAGGAAGCTGTCAAAACCTGGGGACTTCCATCAAGGGTTCGCGCTGACAAAGGGGTGGAGAATCGTGATATAGCCATGTGGATGCTTTCTCATCCGATGCGTGGTCCTAATCGTGGATCATTCATCACTGGGAGAAGTGTTCACAACTCTCGTATTGAGAGGTTATGGCGCGATGTCTACACAATTGTAGTTTCCACCTTCTATCAGCTTTTCAGTCACATGGAAGATGAAGGCATCTTAGACTGTGAAAATAGTGTAGACTTATTCTGCCTCCATCACATCTATTGCCCAAGATTAAATGAGACTTTGGCTAGATTCACCGAGGTGTGGAACAGTCACAAAATTCGCACGGAGAGGAATATGACACCAAGGCAACTTTTCATCAAAGGCCTATCTACTCTTGGTGGACCGGATCTTATTGCAAGGGAATATTTCGAAGAACTGAATCAG ACTGAAATTCTGCACTTCGGCTTGGACCCAGATGCACCAATTCCACTTGAAGACCGTGTGGCCAATGAGATTGTGGTACCGAATATCCTGATACCAATTGAGGAGGAACTGGTTACAAGAATCTGTGAGCAGTTTGACCCaaacaataatgatgatgaatgggGTTTAAACTCATATAGACAAATGAGACTCCATGTGATGTCACTGTTACCTCAATCatga